A genomic stretch from Halictus rubicundus isolate RS-2024b unplaced genomic scaffold, iyHalRubi1_principal scaffold0165, whole genome shotgun sequence includes:
- the LOC143363900 gene encoding uncharacterized protein LOC143363900, with product MHLCCLGVMKKLLRHWCKTQLRKSDKNKLSKRMISSAKYVPSEFNRKPRPISELSRFKATEFRLFLLYLGPILLKQILPDNYYDHFLLFHASIRILLHNKLYPNPEWLNTAPGMLFKFVGNCAGFYGREFCTYNIHNLVHISDDVENLKYSLEELSCFPFENYLGKLVSMLRRWNKPLAQITNRLSENGMPTVTENINTQIRIATHNNKKTIQLPNFKLKAYGFSDRYVFLKNGHVLQVTDILENKIVGKLSTKLKNFYKHPIKSKIIGLFKFDKFADEIVSYELSEILYISFVVKCHSFFAAYELLHQYN from the coding sequence atgcatttatgttgcttaggagtaatgaaaaaattactccGTCATTGGTGCAAGACACAGCTTAGAAAGTCAGATAAAAATAAACTATCAAAGAGAATGATATCTTCAGCCAAATATGTACCAAGTGAATTTAATCGTAAACCGCGACCCATATCGGAGTTATCAAGATTCAAAGCTACAGAGTTCCGACTATTTCTTTTATACTTGGGACCCATTCTATTGAAACAAATTCTTCCAGATAATTATTATGATCACTTTTTGTTATTTCATGCCtctattagaattttattacataataagTTATATCCAAACCCAGAGTGGTTAAACACAGCGCCGGGAATGCTATTTAAATTTGTAGGTAATTGTGCAGGTTTCTACGGAAGAGAATTTTGTACATACAATATTCATAATTTAGTccacatttcagacgacgtagaaaatttgaaatattctttggaggaattaagttgcttcccttttgaaaattatttaggTAAGTTAGTAAGCATGCTGCGTAGATGGAATAAACCTTTAgcacaaataacaaatagattatcggaaaatggaatgcctacagtcacggaaaatattaataccCAAATAAGGATTGCAACAcacaataataaaaaaacaatacaacttcctaattttaaattaaaagctTATGGATTTAGTGACCGCtatgtctttttaaaaaatggccatgtcctacaagtcacagacatattagaaaacaaaatagttgggaaattatcaacgaaattaaaaaatttttataaacatcctattaaatccaaaataataggattatttaaatttgataaattcgCTGATGAAATTGTATCTTATGAACTAAGTGAAATTTTGTACATATCATTTGTAGTGAAATGCCATTCATTTTTCGCAGCATATGAGCTGCTTCATCAATATAATTAA